In Candidatus Hydrogenedentota bacterium, a single genomic region encodes these proteins:
- a CDS encoding 4Fe-4S binding protein produces the protein MKLSRPRSWVQWLRRLSQALFLALFLWFVLVARFRTSEAGPGPVRFFFELDPLVALATFLSTHTLVRGVFWAVLVLAATVLLGRVFCGWVCPLGAVHALASWFRPRRKGKKGLELRSPWQRGKYFALVALLVMALFGVHWTGVLDPIPLLYRSVTTAVLPASQYAVQEPATAVYRADPHIGPLHVTAVSEPVYNFSRDSVFRFERQTFLEGTWIALLFIGIVALNFVRPRFWCRYVCPLGGLLGLLTRWPVLRLHNDESTCTNCGKCNLACPAAAQPDQRGNWLASECYGCWNCVAACGSNSITFQWESPFRKPNAGTIDFSRRATLAAGVTGVASLLALRLPPASRNQQPLPALLIRPPGAREERAFLQRCVQCGVCMRACPTNALQPCGLEAGLEALWTPRLVPKIGYCQFNCNLCGQVCPTEAIRPVPLPDKQMLKIGLATFDTSRCLPHNYGRECIVCEEHCPLPKKAIYLVEKEVTLRDGATRRLKLPYVDPDLCIGCGMCEWACVFRDQPAIRVTAANETRNPYNEPILPGYGGAYG, from the coding sequence GTGAAGCTGAGCCGGCCGCGCTCCTGGGTACAGTGGCTCCGGCGGCTGTCTCAGGCCTTGTTTCTGGCATTGTTCCTGTGGTTCGTGCTGGTTGCCCGATTCCGTACCAGCGAAGCCGGCCCGGGTCCTGTGCGTTTCTTCTTTGAACTCGACCCGCTCGTCGCGCTGGCCACGTTCCTGTCCACCCACACGCTCGTGCGCGGGGTATTCTGGGCGGTTCTCGTCCTGGCCGCCACCGTGCTGCTTGGGCGCGTCTTCTGCGGCTGGGTTTGCCCGCTTGGCGCGGTCCACGCCCTGGCAAGCTGGTTTCGCCCGCGGCGCAAAGGCAAGAAAGGCCTGGAACTGCGTTCGCCCTGGCAACGCGGGAAGTATTTCGCGCTGGTCGCGCTGCTGGTCATGGCGCTGTTCGGCGTGCACTGGACCGGCGTGCTGGACCCGATTCCGCTGCTCTACCGGAGCGTGACCACGGCCGTGCTGCCCGCGTCGCAGTATGCGGTACAGGAGCCCGCGACGGCGGTCTACCGGGCTGACCCGCATATCGGCCCGCTGCATGTCACGGCGGTTTCGGAGCCCGTCTACAACTTCTCCCGCGATTCGGTATTCCGGTTCGAGCGCCAGACCTTCCTTGAAGGAACGTGGATTGCCCTGCTGTTCATCGGGATCGTCGCGCTGAATTTCGTCCGGCCGCGGTTCTGGTGCCGGTATGTCTGCCCGCTCGGCGGCCTGCTTGGCTTGCTGACGCGGTGGCCCGTGCTGCGCCTGCACAACGACGAAAGCACCTGCACGAATTGCGGCAAGTGCAATCTGGCGTGTCCCGCGGCGGCGCAACCCGACCAGCGCGGCAACTGGCTGGCCTCGGAGTGCTACGGCTGCTGGAACTGCGTGGCGGCGTGCGGGTCCAACTCGATCACGTTCCAGTGGGAATCGCCCTTCCGCAAACCCAACGCGGGAACCATCGATTTCTCGCGGCGCGCCACGCTCGCGGCGGGCGTGACGGGCGTGGCTTCGCTGTTGGCGCTGCGGCTGCCGCCTGCGTCGCGCAATCAGCAGCCGCTGCCTGCTTTGCTCATCCGCCCGCCGGGCGCGCGGGAGGAGCGCGCGTTTCTGCAGCGGTGCGTCCAGTGCGGCGTGTGCATGCGCGCGTGCCCGACCAACGCGCTGCAGCCGTGCGGCCTCGAGGCGGGCCTTGAAGCGCTCTGGACGCCCCGGCTGGTGCCGAAGATCGGCTACTGCCAGTTCAACTGCAACCTGTGCGGGCAGGTGTGCCCGACGGAGGCGATCCGGCCCGTGCCGCTGCCGGACAAGCAGATGCTCAAGATTGGCCTGGCCACGTTCGACACGTCGCGCTGTCTCCCGCACAACTACGGCCGCGAGTGTATCGTCTGCGAGGAACACTGCCCCCTGCCCAAGAAGGCGATCTACCTCGTCGAAAAAGAGGTGACCCTCCGCGACGGCGCAACACGGCGGCTCAAGCTGCCCTACGTCGATCCCGACCTCTGCATCGGCTGCGGGATGTGCGAATGGGCCTGCGTCTTCCGCGACCAGCCGGCTATCCGCGTCACCGCCGCGAACGAGACGCGCAATCCGTACAACGAGCCCATCCTGCCCGGTTACGGCGGCGCGTACGGATGA